Within the Rosa rugosa chromosome 2, drRosRugo1.1, whole genome shotgun sequence genome, the region ACAAAATCGTTTATACTATTGTTTCTAATGACTATTCAAATGCAAATATATGGAGGAAGTCAAGCTAAGGCCTCTGCCACCCTTCAACCATTGGAGGTTAAATTAACTTGACAAGAAAAGAAAGTAACCTTTATGAAAATAATTTCAATTAAGCAAGACAGTGTATTCTTAAGAACCAGCAAAACATAACAACTACTTCTGAAAAACCATTCTGCTACTGGATATTTACGTGCATAAACATAGCACCAAAACTCATTAGATGAAGGATAAAGAATCTCAAATACGAATAAACAATTTACACAAAACAGGCATGCAGAAAAGTGCAAAATGTAGAACAATAGTAAAGAATTGTAACCTGGAAGACGAGAGGCTTATCCAAGTCCACGGTAAAAGGTTTGATGACCATCTATGCAGGCTTCTTAAGTAACTGAAGTggggacaaaaataaattcaaaacctGAAAAATGTACAGTCAAGCAAATAAGCAATGATAGGGTGTTCTCTACTTTGGATGAGCTGCAGCAGTGCAGGTGGTACAGTCTAATCCATTGAATTAGTTCATTCTTGGTTTGGCTTTCCTTTGCATTAGTTTTCTTATTCCTTGTTTCTATAACCAACCATTATAAAGTGCGACACAAGTTCCAACCACGGTGTATCCAGGCAATGACATTCTTCTAACGTgaacaaaataaataagtagAAACAATTCGATGCAACTAGGAACTACTTTAAACTGCTCGAGGCAACCTCCTAAACTGATTCAGATTGGCAAATCATTCTTAGTGTTATATCTTTCTCAATTTTGTTGCAATCTTAAGCAAATCTTTTTAGTCCCTATCATGCATTTCGATCTTTTGGAGTACACTGCTTTGAATGTTAGACATCAACTTAATACTTATAATTTTAATCAGTTCTGGAGATTTCTACATATCATAGATCTTTGGTAGCAAAGAGACCTCAAATCAAATACCAAGAAACTAAATTCCCAGAATTTATGAGGTTTATTACACATATCAAATTTAAGACACAATGCAGGAGAGTAGAAACAAACCCAGACAGAAAACCTCATCCAACAATGCATCTTATACACAAACACCAGAGAACCCAGTTCAACAATTAACACGATCAGTATAATATTACAAAACCCAGATCCAATTTGCACAGAAACTTGCAGAATTCCTATACAAGTTCACAACTTTCTGAGCATTCATACAGATTAGAATGATAAAgactgaccttttttttttagtacaatGCAGGACCAACTGGGAAAACCCCAGAAAGATTGTCAGAGTGCAaagtttggtttttttgttgGTGGAAAAAACAGAGACCGCGACCACGAGCTGAAGAGGTTAAGCGCACAGAAACCAACTCGTGATGAGAAGGCGAGTGAGAATAAAACGCATATATGAAGCCTTCGGATTTACAGCTTTGCCTCTCGTTCTCTTTCAGCCGTTGTCAGTGACAGTGTGCCACCTGTCCTTGCCAGCCATCAATTCGTTTTTTTCACTTTTACCCAATCCCTTACCAAcaacaattttaattttcatctAACAGGATTTACCGGAATCAGTTGGCCGGAAAGGACTTTATTGAATGAGAAGGTAAAACTATAAGAGTAAGAggccaattcttaggtgcgggtagccgcaccacgtgtatggtgcggctgcccaatcaaatctcagaaatttttgtctttgttccgaaattgtccctgatttttaaatgtgaaatacccaaaatacccccctgctaggggaatgattggcctgccgcaccacgtggcggtgcggctgccccacgcaagaatcactcAGAGTAAGAATAACAATTCGGTTTGAAGTTGACTGCTTGTAACTAAACGTAAGGTCCAATGACCTGAACTTGAACTCTAAGATCTACAGGGACAGCAAAAAATGGAGTTACAACTTCCCCGACACACATTAAAGCTAACAGAGATGGGTacaacaaaacaacaaataTAATATAACATTTTTGTTAGAAGTACGTAAcgttttttataaatttttttttttttttttttgtaaaaatgcttattcaaaaatcacaaaaaaaaaaaggtttcatCCCTGCATTGGGTCGTGGGATTTGGAAATCTCTTGCGAAAATCCATACATGGGGGTTGTAGAGACATGTACGTATCTCACGCCAATCTTTTGTGGTCGAGGTTGTGGGTCTGTCCTAGTGCAGAGATGTAGAACCGTCTTCCTCTGTTCAAAACTTTtactcataaaaaaataaaaaataaaaataaaaaaacacttCGATCTCTTTTTACCAAAGAGATCTCTTTaccaaataatatcagaaatgtTTTTTATAAAACACTTTTGCCATTTTTATAAGGAATTTCAAAGAAAATCAAAGTTTCTCCCATTGCAATagcaaagaaaatatatttttttatattacacAACGCATAATATCTGTGAGTCATTTTCGAGACTTTGAAATATAGTCTTTCTATTTTAATTCAAACTTACGATATCATAGATATTTTTGGGTATGGCAAGTCGGTAGGACCGGAGGTACTTATGTTTAGCGTTGGACTTTGATGCAAGACGTTAGCTTCACATCATGTGCAACCACACCTTTGGACAGTTGGCTGCAGATAATTGAAAGATGCTCAACGGTTTAAAATATACTTTCAAACCATGAGCAGCCAAAGCAAACCCATCAAACATCAGATCTGgcatttcaaattttgaaatatagTAGGGTTGCACAACTTcaatttaatttgattttatGATAGTGCTGCTGCCTCTCTGTGTttatacacatatatatgtagGCAGCTCCTCTGTCCTAGTTTCTTTGACAGCTCGTGCTCTTTGAGGCTCTCAAGCATGGTGATTGctcatttcttctttttcttcttcctgttCTTCTTCGCTTTCCTTAACAATTAGCAATCCAATCCGGGAGCCATGATTGATCGGAGAAGACAATCTGCATCTGCGTCTCTGCAATATAAATATGGCTTGATGGGGAAGTTCTTCGATGGGGATGGATATGCTATCATGTCAATGATGTTTTACAATGCATATATCCAAGAAGAACAAGGATCAAAATGCACTGGCTTCATGAATTGTGATAGTTTCCtttgaaggtttttttttttttttttcttgatcgAGTTGTATGAATTGCAAGCTTCTAATTACATGTACGTATAATTTGCCTATATTATTTGAAATGGattctctttgttttcattATATTACCAGTGTTGGTCTGTTTTACTGTATCTATCGATCTGTTGAACCAAACGTAGAAAAGCACATGAACTATGAGACGGATATAGATGAAATTTGGAGCTGGTCAATTCCAACAATTACCAAATTTTCTCTTCCGGCCACTTGCAATATTAGACATGTTCTTCACCTCTTTATTGCGCCAATAATTTTCAACTTCGACTTTCGAGAATTGATTTTTGTCCAGAACAACAGACTATTCTGTGGTGTTTTACTTTTACCACGCTTTTCATTAGACTTTGGCTCGTTGAAAGAGAGAAAGCAGGATCATCTTGTCCGATTCAATTATCGGAATCATACATAATATCAGCTTCTCATTTCTCGAAAGATGGCTTAATCATTTGAATAGTATCAAAATCGTTTCAGTTTTACTCGACAGACTATATGTGTATAAAACCTCTCTAATAATTAGATAATTGAAACAAATGGACCCAAAATATCTAACATTCTCAGACTGAAACTACgttataacttataagcatATGAGGATTTCTTCACTTTTCTTATTAGCTCTCTATATATGACATATGTCAACccatttttgttttgggttctTATGTCAAGTCAGGCATCACTTTTGTTAGCTTCACATGAATCACATCTTAGTGTACCCTTCAAACACGCAGGGGCGGACCTGAGGATGTAATGAACATTAGGCCTTGATTAAATTATCACACTAGGTCTCTTAATTTTCAGGACCGGCCTTTCAAACATGTACTGCAACTAATGGAGGTATGCTGTTAACTTTTGAATTATATTCTTGAACCTTGGGCCGTTGGGCGGTAAAAGTAACACCCATCTAAGACCAACAGTATACAGGGAGCTTCGAATTTTAGGCAGCAATGTTTGATTTGTCGCATGCTGACAAATTTGATTTGAACGTTGAATTGTAGTATTGTACGCGCCCTGCAGCAGTTTGAATTCTGTGTCAAGTGTGTATATATAGGGAGCTTTGTGCTATTCTCTTTCATAACTCTGTTTTATATATTCAAGCTCTCACCATGTTGATCTGCCATTTCTTCGTTCTCTTCTGTTTGATCTTCTTCACTTTCCTTCGTAATTAGATGGAGAAAATTAGCAAGAATGAAATGAAAAATCTTGCAGTTTCATAAATTTTTCACCCAAACTTCTTAATATTGATAGCGGCGGCCACCCACATTCAGATTCTTTCATTCTCTTATACTTTTTGACTCTTTATTGTTCAACATGCCCTCTCATGTGCGATCAAGAAGTTGGTGGACGAAATGGTTGCACATGAAGGTTACGCATACTTATTTAATTTGGGGCCCAATTCATCTCCTAGTCGCTCATCTGTGCATTCTTCTTGGACTCATGGCGGAATTGGAAATTGACAAGCAATAGGCTAGTGTGCCCACTGTtaattggttttgtgttctgATATTGTCTTCAACTTGACCATTATTTTTAGGTGTGGCATTTTTTATCCAAAAGTGTCTTGGTAATTATATGAAACCACCTACCTACATTCAAattctttgttcttttgttaCTTTTGACTCCTTATTGTTCAACCCTTCAAGCCCTTCACTTGCAACTGTGTATAGACTCCTGCTTATTTTGACCATCCCAGAAGGAATAATTAGATGAACTACAATGGTTTTGTAACATATCTAGTTCGAAAATCTGGCTAGTTGATTCTTTGGTGGCAACTCCGGTATCGTTTGATGATGTTTCTCCATGGCTTCAAAGATTTACCCATCAGAAGCAACTGTAGCTGAGTTACAACTTCTAGTTGATATCTTCTGTTTGTGAAGTGAAAAGAGGCAAGTTCAAATGATCCATGGAGAGAAGCAGAAGCCTGTAATTGTTGAAATAATGAATCAGTTTCCTTAATCACtgtaatcgaaaaaaaaaattccttaatCTTTCTTTGTAGTAATTTTTTATCAAATCAATTATGGCACTGTGAATTGGTCTTTAGGGAAAGCTGGCCAGTCTTTGGAAGCAGACAAATGGCAAGATAACTAGCTGATAATCTGACCATATCAGCCCAGCCGGAGCATGCCTTTAAATTTGGACCCTGACATTTTAACATAATGCTATGGCTTGATATGTTTAACATATGCATGGTGAAATATCCATTCAAATTCACAAGGAATAGAAAATTAAGAGAGGATTAAAAATTCTGAACGAATTTTGGAACTTAATGCATGCACTGTTGCTGAATTTAGCTTATCTAAAAACCGTTCGAGACTTTTCTAATGTCTATAATGCAAAGGCCGGCAGCTTGTTCTTCATTCAGAACCATCAGCTACTTCTAAACCCTTTTCTATAAATATCCAAGTTGGTACCTGATTGCTTCACAACTCTCTCAATCCTTGTAATCTTTCATTTGCAGATTTCATAATCTCATAGGAAACTAAAATGGCAAACCAAATTGTGCTTTTGGCTTTTGTAGCAATGACATGTTCTCTGGTCATTGCTTTCGAGCCTAAACCACTGCAAGATTTCTGCATTGCTGACACTACTAGCTCAGGTTCATATCAAAACGTTTCAGTTTACTTCTGCTAAAATAAGCTTTCTTTGCATTTCATGTATGTATAATTAACTTTTGTGTTTATTCAATTTGTGTACAGTAATAAGAGTAAATGGGTTCCCTTGCTTGGACTCCAAGCTAGCACAAGCTGACCATTTCTCCTTCGGAGGACTTCACATGCCCGGAAACACCACAAACCCTCTTGGCGTTAAAATTACCCCAGTCAATGTGGCTCAAATTCCAGGACTCAACACCCTTGGCATCTCACTGGCTCGAATTGACTATGCACCAGGGGGTGTTACCCCTCCCCACACTCATCCTCGTGCCACTGAGATTCTGACAGTTGTGAAAGGCAAGATCTATGTTGGCTTTGTGACCTCCAACCCAGAGAATAAGCTCATCTCAAAGGTCCTCAAGAAGGGTGATGTGTTTGTGTTCCCTATTGGACTAGTTCACTTCCAGCAAAATCTGGGATCTGGAACAGCCATTTCACAGTCTTCTCTGAGCAGCCAAAACCCTGGAGTCATCACTATTGCTAACTCAGTTTTTGGACCCAATCCCTCGATTTCAGATGATGTTCTGGCCAAGGCTTTCCAAGTTGACAAATCCATTATTAGCAGTCTGCAGGCACAATTTTAGAGTATTTTTATGGAAGAGTTTCTGATTCAATCACCCTCCGTAATTAGAGTCTGAAGACAAGTTTCTGATTCATGAACAGGGCTATTCATTTGCATCTTATGTGTTAAAATTGTAGAAGTGTGTGCTAAGATCTCCATCAAAATCAAATTGTGAGTTGCCTATTGTGTGTTTCATTTGTAGAAGTTTGTACCAAAATCTTCATGAAATCAATTCTTTTCGAAATTTCTTTCATAAAGCAGAGCTCAGTTTCATTTTTGTCTCATCACTGGGATTGTTAACTAAAATAACTCCTAAAGTATAAGATTTGAATCAATGCTTTTGCTTAGATGGGTGAAAACTTTGTTCACAAAAGCATTGTTTCATGAAATTATATGGTACATGCACTTGCTGATACAAGGTAGAGCATTTCAAAGAATTAAGACTTGGACATGATAGATATGATCAGTGCAGATTTTAGTGCTTGTATCCCCTGTAGTTAAATCTGTAAGATAGTCTATCCGCTCAATATATCATCTGCTTATTGTTGTAAATGACTTTTCACTTGTGCAATGTACCAGATGTGTGGGAAGAGCACTAATTGAGATGATTCTGAAGCGTGAGAGTGAGGAGAATGCCAAGGATCACTATGAATAATGACTTTAATGGGTCACCAGTAATTCAAGGTCTTCAATGATTTGCATGAAAAAGAATCTGTAAACAAGAATTACTAAATTGGAAAACCAAGAGAACCAAATGACGCAACAGTTATTTCTGTTAAGAGCATACTCTCATTCAGCGTAATAAGGTCAGCTGAATTTTTCAATAAGATGGTGACAAGTTACCTTACCCACAGTGATTCAGCAGTTTTGCTGTCCAGTTGATCTCTTGTGCAGAGCAGGGTTCTCATATCAGGCCAAGGACTTCTTTAGGCATTGCTGCGACTGTGGCTGCTGCCTACGGAGAGGACTCATAGATTGATCTGATActaagaaaatgaaaaacacCACCTTCCCAACCAAGCTCACAGCATGTCGGGCAACTTTTATGGAAAGGCAGGTCAATAAGCTGAAAGTTTCAGAGACAAGAAGAATAATCAAACCAATTGCCAAGGAGCAATCGGTTGCCAATTTAGGAGTGATATAAAAAGCAAGAATTCTGGAGATAATATGATCACAGACTCTGTAACTACCTGAACAGAATTAAAAAGACCACATGAGATGGTGCTAAATTAAAGGTGGAGAATAAATCAAAGGTTCATAAGAAGCTTCCATATTCTGGTTCTCTGTTCAAAACTTatttctgtgtttttttttcaagCAATTACATTTCAGTGGCTGGACAGGATAAAGACGAATTTCCAAATAGCAAACCAGAGTTTAAAATCAATCTTCAATCCATGATAAAGTAATGAGTTGTGATAGGTTAACCCATAATGCTTGGTAAATCTAGAACTTTTCTCCATAACTCTTCACTTCTGGTATCATTGTTCTTTTTAGCATCAACCCAACTTGCTATCAACTTTGGCAATATATAAACTTCTAAAAAGCGAAGTTTAGATTCTAATACCACCTTAAGACTAGCCTGTTATAATATTTGTACATATTAAGCTTGAATATTTTCTTACCATCTGAAAAACAAAGTAGGTCTTTGGTATAAGCCAGAGGCTTTCAGCCAATAGATATTCAAATGAGGTACAGAAACAATGACAAAGTAATTTGACCATCAAAAACAAGCGAAATTGATACAaggaaacaaaaacaagaactaTATTATAATCTGTATCTGAAACAATTTACAGTTTAGAGTACAACACCTCAAGCTGGGTTGCCAACGAAAAGGTTGGAAATTCTATCACACTAAGCTTTCAGTGCCAGACTACAGTTTGAGACTTAAGAACACTATATCTGAagccaaataaaaaaaagaacatcACTATAAGTCTATAACAACTCCACATTTCTACAAGGAAATTGGGAAAGAACACCTTTTCAGGGGGAGGGGCATATCGCCTGATCTGCTCCAAGACCTAATCACCTTCAACATAAAGCACCAAGTGATTATAAGCATCAGAGCTAAAACCCGACCTCCAACAAGTCCAGCAAGAGCAATCAAAAACAGAATCAGATACCCAAAATTCCCTTTGCTTTCTGTTCCCTTCTTTCCAACAATCAATGAAGTTACTATTCCATCAGCTTCTTGTTTTTCACACTTGTTTACTGAATTTACTGACACCATTGAACTGTTTtcactttcttcttcctcagcaCTGAACCCTTCTCTTTGGCCTTCTTGTTCTACCAATCCCTCTTCTACCATGTCAACACAAGATTCACTGCTTGGCTTTGGCTCCGGCTCCGCCCCAGAGTGATTCTTCTTACGCAATTTCTTAGGCACAAACCTCTTGATAAGCTTTGCTCCCATATTAGACACACACCTCTTTCTACCCTTACTCTTACTCTTCTTACAAACCGAAACCGACACGTCATCTGTATGATCACCCGTCTCAATCTTCTCCGACTTCTCACCATCCATAGTCAAATACTCAATCAAACTCTTCTGACCAATACCTTCATCAATACGCACACTACCACTACTCTTAAGCTCCACAACCTCAATCTCTTCAATTGAAGAGTCTGATTCAACCCCAGGTTCAACGAATTCAAACACAACACCATCACTCTTTTCTTTCACAATCACATCACTCCTCAAAACCAATACTGCATAGCCGATCCTTTTAGCCATATATTGCAAAGCCGATTTCGCATTCGAGCCAGGTTTCGCTAAACAAGAAAAGTGCTTACCCACGCATTCCAGAAACAAAAGCAGAAAAGCAGACAGCGTGATCCCAACGGCGAACTTGGTGGTGCACAGAGCCAAAACCACCACCGCAAACACCTTCGCCACCGCCACAAAAACCGAAGTAAAATCTCCACAGCTTCCACGGCCCGATTCCGCAACAACAATTCCAGAACTTCCCGCATCGGTTTCACCCGAAATCCGAGAACCAGTGTCTTCCGAAACACCATGATCATCTTCTCCGGCGGTGAAATTCTCGATCTCTCCCGAACTGGGTACCGCCAAAATCGACAAATCACCGGAACCCTTTTCAGAACAGGACACGATCGGATCGGAGACCCGGTCAACAGAGTCAAAATCCGACCTTTTTTCcgaattcttcttcttgttgttaTTTTTCGACTGTTTTCTCAACCGATCGCGGTTTTTGACGAAGAGATCTATAAGAGAAGCAGGGAATCCAGTCTGGACAACTAGCGATCCGCCTTTTTTAGGGGATTGTAGATCCGCCACCATTTGGGAAATCCGCCCCACCCGGGTTTTCTTCCATGGGAGCGGCATCTTCACTGAGATGAGAAAATGTGGACCCAATTGGAACCTCTGATAGAGATGGGAATTGGGTGTTTCCCACAGTCCAAAGGAAACTAAGAAAGTGGGAGAGACTTTGTTTTAGATTGGAGAGAACTCAACTTGGTTTTATAGCAGATGGAAAATTGGGGTTTTTGGGGCGAATTAAATtgaataaacaaacaaaaatttggTGCGAAAGCGAGAGGAAATTATGAGTGAAGAAGCGTGTTGCGTTGAAAGGTTGAAACTTTGAACGACGGCCTCCGTCCTTAAATAATTGGGATCCAGACAAGACGACGGGGTTTGTTATGGGAAAGGTGGAAAGGCTTTGTCTTTTGGACTTTTGGTCTCTGTTTCACCGTTTGGGGTATTTGGGTTCCAAGAATTTTGAGCTCTTGTAATAAAGACTGCTTTTGTAAcgcttctgttttgtttttcgtTTTTTGAACTACATATTGGAGTGGTTATTGCTTTGAGAGGAACCgagtgaaaagaagaaaaacgagTAGAATTATAACTAAAAATGgtttaaaattgatttattCCTCCTCATTTATCTCATCTTATTTCTATTGATTTATCTCcaaatctttttatttttaattaattgtgaatatgtttgagcccaaaagtaattttggcaatatccttcagtggatctagcacagcgggccgatacctgcggcccaaaaataaacatacttggttttggtTTACAACTCCGCCTATttcggaatccatgaggagagcAATgtcctattggaatcaagtaatagagattgactaggaaactccaGTCAATAATCCTTTTACGACAAGGAacggtcgaaaccctaggtatatataccaggtttcaaggacagatgaaggacctctctcaaatcaatcaatcctagcgattacaaagcctcccaggagcaaaccttcaacctcgttgaacccCGGTGACCGCGatacagtcccagtctcccagcgagccgactgctagcatcaccagatcaacccggcgaccgcacttccagtcccagtctcccagcgagccgactgcgagcgcaaccgccaccgttactaccagcgaagcaagggtaacgccctcgcacccagcgaagctagagtcacgctttagcgcaaccccgtgcttctcccaacttcccaatgattgctctgcttagtctacaacactaagtatcgatttggtgaacgcaagagaccacaaccaaagcccttacccagtaaggcaagaagtccttctccggaaggctagagaagaaccccgtgacgaggttggtgctctcctcgtccacggtcgcttgaagaagaagtcaggtcaagggactaccccgacgactgcacccgacggtgctggcacgcctgcgcaatcacacgctcaaaagagacagtttgcaagtcaactggttttggagccaaacattttggcacgcccagtgggaccaaactagtgtctcttcgtgaacggtagccattgggaagtcaagcgaaaacccttaccaaaaggtttacgctaactgcccaaagcataagacctccagttacaagccgcattctcgcgcggattgtcgtggtctttctgagcaacaagtgactcaaagattcgCTCTTCATCCCCATCCAACCGAGATGTCGACGGAAAAAGGAGAGAATCGTTCGACCgctgctgagggtcaaactgtcactaaCAACCAGGCCAGCGAGCCGGTTGACACTGTCGCTAGCTCCAACACAGCGACGAGTGTGcaaagagaggctttcgttcCGAAGCCTATCCCAGAAGGGGCCTCCTCCGAGGTCGCGTTCGCAATTATCCTGGAGAACATCGAAAACCACAGCAAGAAGATAGCTGC harbors:
- the LOC133729101 gene encoding putative germin-like protein 2-2; the encoded protein is MANQIVLLAFVAMTCSLVIAFEPKPLQDFCIADTTSSVIRVNGFPCLDSKLAQADHFSFGGLHMPGNTTNPLGVKITPVNVAQIPGLNTLGISLARIDYAPGGVTPPHTHPRATEILTVVKGKIYVGFVTSNPENKLISKVLKKGDVFVFPIGLVHFQQNLGSGTAISQSSLSSQNPGVITIANSVFGPNPSISDDVLAKAFQVDKSIISSLQAQF
- the LOC133729100 gene encoding uncharacterized protein LOC133729100; the protein is MPLPWKKTRVGRISQMVADLQSPKKGGSLVVQTGFPASLIDLFVKNRDRLRKQSKNNNKKKNSEKRSDFDSVDRVSDPIVSCSEKGSGDLSILAVPSSGEIENFTAGEDDHGVSEDTGSRISGETDAGSSGIVVAESGRGSCGDFTSVFVAVAKVFAVVVLALCTTKFAVGITLSAFLLLFLECVGKHFSCLAKPGSNAKSALQYMAKRIGYAVLVLRSDVIVKEKSDGVVFEFVEPGVESDSSIEEIEVVELKSSGSVRIDEGIGQKSLIEYLTMDGEKSEKIETGDHTDDVSVSVCKKSKSKGRKRCVSNMGAKLIKRFVPKKLRKKNHSGAEPEPKPSSESCVDMVEEGLVEQEGQREGFSAEEEESENSSMVSVNSVNKCEKQEADGIVTSLIVGKKGTESKGNFGYLILFLIALAGLVGGRVLALMLIITWCFMLKVIRSWSRSGDMPLPLKRCSFPISL